The proteins below are encoded in one region of Segatella copri:
- a CDS encoding polyprenyl synthetase family protein — protein sequence MKTADEILSMVNEFLANLPYERKPKSLYEPIRYVLSMGGKRIRPTLMLLGYNLFKDNPEKILMNAVALETYHNYTLLHDDLMDNADLRRGHETVHKKWDANTAILSGDSMLVLAYERMAQCDEKHLAKVLKLFTSTALEIGEGQQFDMEFENRNDVKEEEYIEMIRLKTSILLACALKMGAILADASDEDAENLYKFGEQIGLAFQLQDDYLDVYGDTKVFGKEIGGDITSNKKTYMLINAFNHANDAQRAELQKWVDAEEFDRKEKVAAVTRLYNEIGIDKMAQDKIAYYFEQSKKYLDAVNVPAERKEELAKYAQKMMKRQY from the coding sequence ATGAAGACAGCAGATGAAATTTTAAGCATGGTAAATGAGTTTCTGGCTAATTTGCCTTACGAAAGAAAGCCAAAGTCTCTTTATGAGCCTATCAGATACGTTCTTTCTATGGGTGGCAAGCGTATTCGTCCTACGCTCATGCTTCTGGGCTACAATCTTTTCAAGGACAATCCTGAGAAGATTCTGATGAATGCCGTTGCCCTGGAAACTTATCATAACTATACTTTGCTGCATGATGACCTGATGGACAATGCTGATTTGCGTCGCGGTCATGAAACGGTTCATAAGAAATGGGATGCCAATACGGCAATCCTTTCGGGCGACAGCATGCTCGTTCTGGCTTATGAGCGTATGGCTCAATGTGATGAAAAGCATCTTGCCAAGGTGTTGAAACTCTTTACTTCCACTGCCCTGGAAATTGGTGAAGGTCAGCAGTTTGATATGGAGTTTGAAAACCGTAATGATGTGAAGGAGGAGGAATATATCGAGATGATCCGCCTCAAGACCAGCATACTCCTGGCTTGTGCCTTGAAGATGGGTGCAATCCTTGCCGATGCTTCTGATGAGGATGCAGAGAACCTGTATAAGTTTGGCGAGCAGATCGGATTGGCGTTCCAGTTGCAGGATGATTACCTCGATGTTTACGGCGATACCAAGGTGTTCGGTAAGGAGATTGGTGGCGATATCACATCTAACAAGAAGACTTACATGCTCATCAATGCCTTCAACCATGCCAACGACGCTCAGCGTGCAGAACTCCAGAAATGGGTGGATGCCGAGGAGTTCGACCGCAAGGAGAAGGTGGCTGCCGTTACCCGTCTATACAACGAGATTGGTATCGACAAAATGGCGCAGGATAAGATAGCTTATTATTTCGAGCAGAGCAAGAAGTATCTGGATGCCGTGAATGTGCCTGCTGAGCGTAAGGAGGAATTGGCAAAGTATGCTCAGAAAATGATGAAGCGACAGTACTAA
- a CDS encoding TatD family hydrolase, giving the protein MFKVIDTHTHFDAEEFDEDRAEAFARAKEAGVGKVFLPAIDVKTTHAVLALSREYPGYAYPMIGLHPEEVKEDWKEQLAELRKILEEHRMTGNAGQTADSPLISDFIAVGEVGLDYYWSREFEHEQLEAFEEQVKWAIETRLPLMIHCRKAQNEMVHLLRQYQKDLPGGVFHCFTGNQKEAEELLSFDNFVLGIGGVSTFKSSHLREDLPAVVPMNRIVLETDSPYMAPVPYRGKRNESAFVVEVLKTLAKAYNVSEEKFAEQTNKNVESVFHF; this is encoded by the coding sequence ATGTTCAAAGTAATAGATACACATACGCATTTTGATGCGGAAGAATTTGATGAGGATAGGGCGGAGGCTTTCGCCCGAGCTAAAGAAGCGGGGGTAGGTAAGGTGTTCCTGCCTGCCATCGATGTGAAGACTACGCACGCTGTGCTGGCTCTGAGCCGGGAATATCCGGGCTACGCCTATCCTATGATTGGCTTGCATCCTGAAGAGGTGAAGGAAGACTGGAAGGAGCAGCTGGCTGAACTCCGGAAGATACTGGAGGAGCATCGCATGACGGGAAATGCTGGGCAGACGGCTGATTCTCCACTGATTTCTGACTTTATCGCTGTGGGCGAGGTAGGACTGGATTATTACTGGAGCCGTGAGTTCGAGCATGAGCAGCTGGAGGCTTTTGAGGAACAGGTGAAGTGGGCGATAGAGACCCGCTTGCCATTGATGATTCATTGCCGCAAGGCACAGAACGAGATGGTGCATCTGCTCAGACAGTATCAGAAAGACCTGCCGGGCGGCGTGTTCCATTGCTTTACCGGCAATCAGAAGGAGGCAGAGGAACTCCTCTCGTTCGATAACTTCGTGCTGGGCATCGGTGGAGTTTCTACCTTCAAGAGCAGTCATCTGCGTGAAGACCTCCCTGCCGTGGTTCCGATGAACCGCATTGTTTTGGAAACCGACTCTCCATACATGGCTCCCGTTCCATATCGCGGAAAGCGCAATGAGAGCGCCTTCGTGGTAGAAGTACTTAAAACCTTGGCAAAAGCCTACAACGTGAGCGAAGAAAAGTTTGCAGAACAGACGAATAAAAATGTAGAAAGTGTCTTTCACTTCTAG
- a CDS encoding beta-N-acetylglucosaminidase domain-containing protein: MTRKMLMAALLMAAFAQGTQAQDLSGQRSEKQDVNMIPGKKLDHHGLIVSPTPHLLNVDAANRLDLQKGVKVIDKKGKFADDVKFLTANAKGIRLTIDFGEKLAAKAGVKPVSGAYSLKADAKGIQIVGYDERGAFYGLQTLRQIVNSEMAKGQMPYTTCNDYPDLPNRGVVEGFYGEPWSHQVRLSLIDYYGKNKMNTYLYGPKDDPYHSCPNWRLPYPEKEAKNISELVQACRRNRVDFVWAIHPGQDIKWNEEDYQNLVHKLDLMYDLGVRSFAIFFDDISGEGANPVKQSELLNRLTKEFVKAKGDVTPLVMCPTDYTRLWANPKPTGSLAIFGNTLDPSINVFWTGDVVCSDLTRETLDWVNSRIKRPAYYWWNFPVTDYARHIIMQGPTYGLQTDLTNKDLCGFVSNPMEHGEASKLALYGVADYTWNIANYNPLDNWERGLVDLTPEAHEAYRTFAMHSCDTETGYRRIESWETKSFRIDNFTDAEFNALQSEFVRVKNAPAQMEANCKNALLMKELRPWLTEFGKLGDRGLKTMQLIKEYKAGNDQAFWDGYVNNRMSKEDVAAYEKHKSGTMVLQPFYEQSMDDMASGFFKKLTGKVPAFYKGIGTYATLRTTQSKAMFDNDSTTYYTSGNGQNTGDWIGADLGCVRSVSEVRILQGRNSVDDVDYFDNTVLEYSLDKKEWKALTGELKKQYIINWKTDSPVEARYIRIKKLKSDKRNWAAVRTFEVNPTTPEHLSFPVEAGNLQAAMYGFDENPCTSFTNEGTLTMGVEKDVKGYTLLLKLAPGKSLVCRQLNAKGKVLATINIDQSFCKIELVKKAAKLQLDGSAEIFEIIPEK, from the coding sequence ATGACTAGAAAAATGTTGATGGCAGCCCTCCTGATGGCTGCATTTGCACAGGGCACTCAGGCACAAGACCTGAGCGGCCAGCGTTCTGAAAAGCAGGACGTAAACATGATTCCGGGTAAGAAACTGGATCATCACGGACTCATCGTGAGCCCTACACCACATCTCCTGAATGTGGATGCTGCTAACCGACTCGACCTGCAGAAGGGTGTCAAGGTAATCGACAAGAAAGGTAAGTTTGCGGATGATGTGAAGTTCCTGACCGCTAACGCCAAGGGCATTCGCCTGACCATCGATTTCGGTGAAAAACTTGCAGCTAAGGCTGGTGTGAAGCCGGTATCGGGTGCTTACAGCCTGAAGGCTGATGCCAAGGGTATCCAGATTGTGGGATACGACGAGCGTGGTGCATTCTATGGCTTGCAGACCTTGCGCCAGATTGTAAACAGCGAGATGGCTAAGGGCCAGATGCCTTATACCACTTGCAACGACTACCCTGATCTTCCAAACCGTGGTGTGGTAGAGGGCTTCTATGGTGAGCCTTGGTCTCATCAGGTGCGTCTTTCCCTCATCGACTATTATGGAAAGAACAAGATGAACACCTATCTCTATGGTCCAAAGGATGATCCTTATCACAGCTGCCCTAACTGGCGCTTGCCTTATCCAGAGAAAGAGGCTAAGAACATCAGCGAACTCGTACAGGCTTGCCGTCGCAACCGTGTAGATTTCGTATGGGCTATCCATCCAGGACAGGATATCAAGTGGAACGAGGAAGACTATCAGAACCTGGTTCACAAGCTCGACTTGATGTACGACCTCGGTGTGCGTTCTTTCGCCATCTTCTTTGATGATATTTCCGGCGAGGGTGCCAACCCAGTCAAGCAGTCTGAACTCTTGAACCGCCTGACTAAGGAGTTTGTGAAGGCTAAGGGTGATGTGACTCCGCTTGTGATGTGTCCTACCGATTATACCCGTCTCTGGGCGAATCCAAAACCAACCGGTTCTCTGGCTATCTTCGGTAATACCCTCGATCCATCTATCAATGTATTCTGGACAGGTGATGTGGTATGTAGCGACTTGACCCGCGAGACGCTCGACTGGGTGAACTCCCGTATCAAGCGTCCTGCTTACTACTGGTGGAACTTCCCTGTAACCGATTATGCACGCCATATCATCATGCAGGGTCCTACCTATGGTTTACAGACCGACCTGACCAACAAGGATCTCTGCGGTTTCGTGAGCAACCCGATGGAGCATGGAGAGGCTTCCAAGCTGGCTCTCTATGGTGTAGCCGATTATACCTGGAATATCGCCAACTATAATCCGCTCGACAACTGGGAGCGTGGTCTGGTAGATCTTACTCCAGAGGCACACGAGGCTTATCGCACCTTCGCCATGCACTCATGCGATACAGAAACCGGTTATCGCCGTATCGAATCCTGGGAAACCAAGAGCTTCCGCATCGACAACTTTACAGATGCTGAGTTCAATGCCCTGCAGAGCGAGTTTGTAAGAGTGAAGAATGCACCTGCTCAGATGGAGGCAAACTGCAAGAATGCCCTGCTGATGAAGGAACTCCGCCCATGGCTCACAGAGTTTGGCAAGTTGGGCGACCGTGGCTTGAAGACCATGCAGCTCATCAAGGAATACAAGGCTGGTAATGACCAGGCATTCTGGGATGGCTATGTCAACAACCGTATGAGCAAGGAAGATGTGGCTGCTTACGAGAAGCATAAGTCTGGAACCATGGTATTGCAGCCATTCTATGAGCAGTCTATGGATGATATGGCTTCTGGTTTCTTCAAGAAGTTGACTGGCAAGGTGCCTGCCTTCTATAAGGGTATCGGTACTTACGCCACCTTGAGAACTACCCAGAGCAAGGCGATGTTTGACAATGATTCTACTACCTATTATACATCAGGTAATGGTCAGAACACTGGCGACTGGATTGGTGCAGACTTAGGTTGTGTTCGTTCTGTTTCTGAGGTAAGAATCCTTCAGGGTCGTAACTCTGTAGATGATGTGGATTACTTCGACAACACCGTTTTGGAGTATTCTCTTGACAAGAAGGAGTGGAAGGCGCTGACCGGTGAGTTGAAGAAGCAGTATATCATCAACTGGAAGACCGATTCTCCTGTTGAGGCTCGTTATATCCGCATCAAGAAGTTGAAGTCTGACAAGCGCAACTGGGCTGCAGTTCGTACCTTCGAGGTGAACCCAACTACTCCAGAGCATTTGAGCTTCCCTGTTGAGGCAGGCAATCTGCAGGCAGCGATGTATGGTTTCGATGAGAACCCTTGCACCTCATTCACCAACGAGGGCACCCTTACCATGGGTGTAGAGAAGGATGTAAAGGGTTACACCCTGCTGTTGAAGTTGGCTCCAGGCAAATCATTGGTATGTCGCCAGCTGAATGCCAAGGGCAAGGTTTTGGCAACCATCAACATCGACCAGTCATTCTGCAAGATAGAATTGGTGAAGAAGGCTGCCAAGCTTCAGCTGGATGGTTCAGCCGAAATCTTCGAGATCATTCCTGAAAAATAG
- a CDS encoding MotA/TolQ/ExbB proton channel family protein, with amino-acid sequence MCSLPMMAQEENMGFHQALKTKFIEGNAGFMSLVAIALIVGMAFCIERIIYLSLSEINAKKLMQDIDQKVAAGDVEGAKTLCRNTRGPVASICYQGLMHISESLDDIERSVSGYGTVQAANLEKGCSWIKLFIAMAPSLGFLGTVIGMVMSFDQIQQAGDISPTIVASGMKVALITTIFGIIVALILQVFYNYILSKVEHLTSQMEESAVTLMDIIAKNK; translated from the coding sequence ATGTGTTCTCTGCCTATGATGGCTCAAGAAGAGAACATGGGATTTCATCAAGCTCTTAAGACAAAGTTTATAGAGGGTAATGCGGGATTTATGTCTCTCGTTGCCATCGCCCTCATCGTGGGTATGGCTTTCTGTATCGAGCGCATCATCTATCTGAGTCTCTCTGAAATCAACGCCAAGAAGTTGATGCAGGATATCGACCAGAAGGTGGCGGCGGGAGATGTGGAAGGGGCTAAGACGCTCTGCCGGAATACCCGCGGGCCGGTGGCTTCTATCTGCTACCAGGGTTTGATGCATATCAGCGAGAGTCTTGATGACATCGAGCGCTCGGTAAGCGGATATGGTACCGTTCAGGCGGCTAACCTGGAGAAGGGCTGTTCCTGGATCAAACTCTTTATCGCTATGGCGCCATCGCTCGGATTCCTCGGAACCGTGATCGGTATGGTCATGTCGTTCGACCAGATTCAGCAGGCGGGCGATATCAGTCCTACTATCGTGGCTTCGGGTATGAAAGTGGCGCTCATCACTACCATCTTCGGTATCATCGTAGCCCTTATCCTTCAGGTTTTCTATAACTACATCCTTTCTAAGGTGGAGCACCTGACAAGCCAGATGGAGGAGTCGGCGGTTACTTTAATGGATATTATTGCCAAGAATAAATAA
- a CDS encoding biopolymer transporter ExbD, which yields MLIRRKQHETPGLNTTSTADISFMLLIFFLVTTSMDVDKGLLRQLPSPEPQKKEQQSVVDKANLMALRLTAGDTLLVNGKPMQVSQLKEETIRFVHRLGKKHLISIESDRDADYNLYFQMQNQLMEAYSQLRNETAQKKYHRDYALLNNDQKEQVRNICPQRITESYANAMTQTDQRVDANAEEKQGEENSAETATEQQKGGKQ from the coding sequence ATGCTGATTAGAAGGAAGCAACACGAAACCCCGGGACTGAATACCACATCTACAGCCGACATCTCGTTCATGCTGTTGATATTCTTCCTTGTCACCACATCAATGGATGTGGATAAGGGACTGTTGCGCCAACTCCCTTCACCTGAACCGCAGAAGAAGGAACAGCAGTCGGTGGTAGACAAGGCTAACCTCATGGCGCTGCGCCTGACGGCTGGCGATACGCTTTTGGTCAACGGTAAGCCGATGCAGGTGAGCCAGCTCAAGGAAGAAACCATCCGCTTTGTACACCGCCTGGGCAAGAAACATCTCATCTCTATTGAGAGTGACCGCGATGCCGACTATAATCTCTATTTCCAGATGCAGAATCAGCTGATGGAAGCATATAGCCAGCTACGCAACGAAACAGCCCAGAAGAAATATCACAGGGATTATGCCCTCTTGAACAATGACCAGAAAGAACAGGTGCGCAACATCTGTCCGCAGCGCATCACAGAGTCGTATGCCAACGCAATGACTCAAACCGACCAGCGTGTTGATGCCAATGCTGAAGAAAAGCAAGGGGAAGAAAATTCGGCAGAAACAGCTACTGAACAGCAGAAAGGAGGTAAACAATGA
- a CDS encoding biopolymer transporter ExbD yields the protein MMNFHKKSHEVPGLNTSSLPDLIFSVLFFFMIVTHMRQVTLKVDCRLPQGKELTRLTKKSAVSHIYIGKPTKEMQAKYGTGTQIQLNDKFASAPEVMDYISAEKKRMSPEDQKLMTVSIKADQETKMGVITDVKQALRQAKALKISYSATEKGK from the coding sequence ATGATGAATTTTCATAAGAAATCGCATGAAGTGCCAGGGTTGAATACATCTTCTCTGCCAGACCTCATTTTCTCCGTACTGTTCTTCTTTATGATTGTTACCCACATGCGCCAGGTTACCTTGAAGGTAGACTGCCGTTTGCCACAAGGCAAGGAACTCACCCGCCTGACCAAGAAATCGGCGGTGAGCCATATTTATATAGGTAAGCCAACCAAAGAGATGCAGGCAAAGTATGGTACCGGTACCCAGATTCAGTTGAATGATAAGTTTGCTTCGGCTCCCGAAGTGATGGATTACATTTCGGCAGAAAAGAAGCGTATGTCGCCGGAAGACCAAAAGCTGATGACTGTATCAATCAAAGCAGATCAGGAAACCAAGATGGGTGTGATAACCGACGTAAAGCAGGCTTTGCGCCAGGCAAAAGCACTAAAAATCAGTTATTCTGCCACAGAAAAAGGAAAATAA